A single window of Rhizobium sp. NLR16a DNA harbors:
- a CDS encoding LysR family transcriptional regulator, with protein sequence MDIHHIRYFLAVCETRNFTRAAEKCNVTQPALSRAIQQLEDEVGGLMFRRERNLTHITDLGNLLRPRFQQIQDELMGVRTEASRFLCLSEAPLKVGIMCTIGPRRFTGLLTDFNMRHKGIQLQLIEGVPARLSDLLETGEIDVALMSTATSFPERFDVTSLFRERFMLAFPAGHRLGQYDAIPIAAIDGEIYLRRVNCEYWDYLTDLCDAQGVKTLVSYSSEREDWIQNLVAGGLGICFIPEYSAVIPGLQVRPVADPEVSREVCLVTVAGRRFSPAVSVFVGAVKSYGWAKASGRSH encoded by the coding sequence ATGGATATCCACCATATAAGGTATTTCCTGGCGGTGTGTGAAACTCGAAACTTCACGCGCGCGGCCGAAAAGTGCAATGTTACTCAGCCAGCGCTCAGTCGCGCCATCCAGCAGCTGGAGGATGAGGTGGGCGGCCTGATGTTCCGCCGGGAGCGCAATCTCACCCACATAACAGATCTCGGCAACCTTCTTCGCCCGCGATTCCAGCAGATCCAGGACGAGTTGATGGGCGTGCGTACGGAGGCGTCGCGATTTCTCTGTCTTAGTGAAGCACCGCTCAAGGTCGGCATTATGTGCACGATCGGACCGCGCCGGTTTACTGGCCTGCTCACCGACTTCAACATGCGCCACAAGGGAATCCAGCTGCAACTGATCGAGGGCGTGCCCGCCCGATTGTCCGATCTGCTGGAGACTGGCGAAATCGATGTGGCTTTGATGTCGACGGCAACAAGCTTTCCGGAACGCTTCGACGTGACCTCGCTCTTTCGCGAGAGGTTCATGCTCGCTTTCCCCGCCGGCCACCGCCTCGGTCAATACGATGCCATTCCCATCGCGGCGATCGACGGTGAGATCTACCTGCGTCGCGTCAACTGCGAATACTGGGATTACCTCACGGATCTCTGCGATGCACAAGGCGTGAAGACCCTCGTCTCCTATTCCAGCGAGCGCGAGGACTGGATTCAGAACCTGGTCGCCGGTGGCCTTGGTATCTGTTTCATTCCCGAATACAGCGCCGTTATCCCAGGATTGCAGGTGCGACCTGTCGCGGACCCGGAAGTCTCGCGCGAGGTCTGCCTTGTGACGGTGGCGGGCCGACGCTTCTCCCCGGCGGTTTCAGTCTTTGTCGGCGCCGTGAAATCATACGGCTGGGCGAAAGCGTCGGGCCGTTCGCATTAA
- a CDS encoding putative DNA-binding domain-containing protein, whose product MLSSCALQSRVAQAILREDGCDLAPVLAKGAFDPLRRFNIYRNNTFASLTATLIAVFPITVQLLGENYFRHVAGAFIRNNPPQEAQLVRYGGSFPRFLADFDGIRAMPFIAETARLEWMIAEALDALALPGCRLEQLADGEDDTSPEIVLQPSLRLLVCRWPALDIWEAHQAGGNIEALARLGRRPERIALWRGQDSMRFLRLDASHFAFLHALKRRASLEAAVSRVLARTPGFDLEGAFGGLFAFGLVARIRHIKPATK is encoded by the coding sequence ATGCTCTCTAGTTGCGCACTGCAATCGCGGGTCGCCCAAGCCATCCTCCGTGAAGATGGCTGCGATCTTGCGCCGGTGCTGGCGAAAGGTGCTTTCGACCCGCTGCGTCGGTTCAACATCTATCGCAACAACACCTTCGCCTCGCTGACAGCGACTTTGATCGCGGTTTTTCCGATCACGGTCCAGCTTCTCGGCGAAAACTACTTTCGTCATGTCGCCGGCGCCTTCATCCGGAATAATCCGCCGCAGGAAGCGCAGCTTGTTCGCTATGGCGGCAGTTTCCCGCGCTTCCTGGCGGACTTTGATGGCATCCGCGCCATGCCCTTCATTGCCGAAACGGCGCGGCTGGAATGGATGATTGCCGAGGCGCTGGACGCGCTGGCGCTGCCCGGCTGTCGCTTGGAGCAGTTGGCGGACGGTGAAGACGACACCTCACCCGAGATCGTTCTTCAGCCCTCGCTACGCCTGCTGGTTTGTCGTTGGCCGGCGCTGGACATATGGGAAGCGCATCAAGCCGGCGGAAACATCGAAGCATTGGCGAGGCTGGGCCGCCGACCGGAGCGGATCGCGCTCTGGCGCGGCCAAGATAGCATGCGATTTCTGCGCCTCGATGCCAGTCATTTCGCCTTCCTTCATGCCCTGAAAAGGCGCGCCAGCCTGGAGGCTGCGGTCAGCCGTGTGCTTGCCCGCACTCCCGGCTTCGATCTCGAGGGTGCCTTTGGCGGCCTTTTCGCCTTTGGCCTCGTCGCTCGCATTCGCCACATCAAGCCCGCAACCAAGTGA
- a CDS encoding patatin-like phospholipase family protein: protein MNKHVGAKLKMQPDSSLAEREPRTINLALQGGGAHGAFTWGVLDRLLDEPSLSFEGIVATSAGAMNAAVAAYGLAEGGRSGAQTALANFWRRVSHAAASGPLQPTLLDRLTGSKSLEFSPAFIMFDLVTRLMSPYQFNPFNFNPLRQVLEQSIDLEAIRMARCPVKLNICATNVRTGKVKVFGNDELSVDAIMASACLPFLFQAVEIGGEAYWDGGYMGNPAIFPLIYGCDTPDVLVVHINPIERTELPRTAGEILNRINEISFNSSLLREMRAVAFVTQLIDTAATPPSNLKRIFVHGISDDEAMKNLSVASKMNADWGALMDLRDRGRQCANLWLQANYQEIGKRSTVDVRERYL, encoded by the coding sequence GTGAACAAACATGTGGGTGCAAAGCTCAAAATGCAGCCCGACTCTTCGCTCGCCGAGCGCGAGCCGCGGACGATCAATCTTGCGCTGCAGGGCGGCGGCGCACATGGCGCCTTCACGTGGGGAGTGCTCGATCGGTTGCTGGACGAGCCAAGCCTGTCATTCGAAGGCATTGTGGCAACCAGCGCAGGCGCGATGAATGCTGCGGTCGCAGCCTATGGCCTGGCTGAGGGCGGGCGGAGCGGAGCACAGACGGCGCTGGCCAATTTCTGGCGCCGTGTCAGCCACGCAGCTGCATCCGGACCTTTGCAGCCAACCTTGCTCGACCGCCTTACAGGCTCGAAATCGCTGGAATTCTCGCCGGCGTTCATCATGTTCGACCTGGTGACACGGCTGATGTCGCCTTACCAGTTCAACCCCTTCAATTTCAATCCCCTGCGCCAGGTGCTGGAACAATCGATCGACCTGGAGGCAATCCGGATGGCACGGTGCCCTGTCAAGCTCAACATCTGCGCCACCAACGTGCGGACTGGCAAGGTGAAGGTGTTCGGCAACGACGAGCTCTCGGTCGATGCCATCATGGCGTCTGCCTGCCTGCCCTTCCTGTTCCAAGCCGTGGAAATCGGAGGGGAAGCCTATTGGGACGGTGGCTATATGGGCAACCCCGCAATCTTCCCGCTGATTTATGGCTGCGACACGCCCGATGTGCTCGTGGTTCACATAAATCCGATAGAACGAACGGAACTGCCGCGCACGGCTGGAGAAATTCTCAACCGCATCAATGAGATCAGTTTCAATTCGTCGCTGCTGAGGGAGATGCGGGCGGTGGCCTTCGTCACACAGCTGATCGACACGGCAGCGACGCCGCCTTCCAATCTCAAGCGCATTTTCGTGCACGGTATCTCAGACGACGAAGCGATGAAAAATCTCAGCGTAGCGAGCAAGATGAACGCCGACTGGGGGGCGCTCATGGACCTGAGGGATCGCGGCCGCCAATGCGCCAACCTCTGGCTGCAGGCCAATTACCAGGAAATCGGCAAACGATCGACCGTAGACGTCCGCGAACGTTATCTTTGA
- a CDS encoding NAD(P)/FAD-dependent oxidoreductase — MDPAASQAAGRRPRVVILGAGFGGLAAAKGLRHADVDVTVVDRRNYHLFQPLLYQVATAALSPAQIAMPIRRILSRQSNVTVLMERVEGIDKKNRFVQTTNSRIAYDYLVVATGARHAYFGKDEWAETAPGLKTIADATEIRARILSAFERAEAAEDEAERRRFLTFVVVGGGPTGVELAGAIAELARKVIVRDFRRIDPSSARVVLVEAGNIVLPTMPAKLSGEARRHLEMLGVEVSLGEAVTRCDSEGVALAGGRQIRSSCVLWAAGVMASRAAKWLGVPADRAGRVHVDRNLNPPGNDEIFVIGDTAALTDKNGRTVPGVAPAAKQMGEYAARAILAGLDGRTAGLFGYRDFGNLATIGRNAAVADFRRIRLSGFSAWLVWNIAHLWFLVGFRNRIVVFADWALAYVRYDRAARLITDRHER, encoded by the coding sequence ATGGATCCAGCGGCAAGTCAGGCGGCGGGCCGCCGTCCTAGGGTCGTCATCCTCGGAGCCGGATTTGGCGGCCTTGCCGCCGCCAAGGGTCTTCGGCATGCGGACGTGGATGTGACGGTCGTCGATCGGCGCAACTATCATCTTTTTCAGCCGCTGCTTTATCAGGTCGCGACGGCCGCGCTTTCGCCAGCCCAGATCGCCATGCCGATCCGCCGCATTCTCTCTCGGCAATCCAACGTCACTGTGCTGATGGAGCGTGTCGAGGGGATCGACAAGAAGAACCGGTTCGTTCAGACCACAAATAGTCGCATCGCCTACGACTATCTGGTCGTCGCCACCGGTGCAAGGCACGCATATTTCGGAAAGGATGAATGGGCGGAGACCGCGCCCGGGTTGAAAACAATCGCCGATGCGACCGAAATCCGTGCCCGGATCCTGTCGGCCTTCGAACGTGCCGAGGCAGCCGAGGACGAAGCCGAGCGGCGGCGGTTTCTCACCTTCGTCGTTGTTGGCGGCGGCCCGACAGGCGTTGAACTGGCTGGAGCAATCGCCGAGCTGGCAAGAAAGGTCATCGTCCGTGACTTCAGGCGCATTGATCCGTCCTCGGCTCGCGTGGTGCTGGTCGAAGCCGGCAATATCGTTCTGCCGACCATGCCGGCGAAATTGTCGGGAGAAGCCCGGCGACACCTGGAGATGCTCGGCGTCGAGGTGTCCCTCGGGGAAGCGGTAACGCGCTGCGACTCTGAAGGAGTAGCGCTTGCCGGCGGCCGGCAAATCCGATCGTCCTGCGTGCTGTGGGCGGCCGGTGTCATGGCCTCCAGGGCGGCCAAATGGCTCGGCGTGCCCGCGGACCGCGCCGGCCGCGTTCATGTCGACCGGAACCTCAACCCGCCGGGCAATGACGAGATCTTCGTGATCGGCGACACCGCGGCGCTCACGGACAAGAACGGCAGAACGGTTCCCGGAGTCGCGCCGGCCGCCAAGCAGATGGGCGAATACGCGGCCCGCGCCATTCTCGCCGGTCTCGATGGTCGGACCGCTGGTCTGTTCGGCTATCGCGATTTCGGAAATCTGGCAACTATCGGACGCAATGCGGCGGTCGCCGACTTTCGCCGCATCCGTCTTTCAGGATTTTCCGCCTGGCTGGTCTGGAACATCGCCCATCTCTGGTTTCTCGTGGGCTTCCGCAATCGCATCGTGGTGTTTGCGGACTGGGCGCTGGCTTATGTCCGGTATGACCGCGCCGCCCGTCTGATTACCGACCGCCATGAACGCTAG
- a CDS encoding DUF692 domain-containing protein translates to MSKIFPSNPVPTAAGIGLRSQHIGEMLSRRPSAGWLEVHAENYMGGSAAVDALERLRESYPLSVHGVGLSLGSSSGLDRDHLERMRKLCLRFQPSLVSEHLAWSAADGAYLNDLLPLRYDAEALAIVTANVSRLQDTLQRRVYIENLSAYVAFEGSTMTEAEFLVELVGLTGCGLLLDINNVHVSACNLGFDSKAFIDQLPPCAIGEIHLAGHAINEVEGDIVLIDDHGSRVPPAVWSLYAYAIRKIGPRPTLIEWDTDVPALDVLLGEAMWADMLAQSIAFEDRMLVERPTPQSTRFEGMILPLRADSRTGPMPALAAFATIKPSVFANRPGARRVGHAL, encoded by the coding sequence ATGTCCAAGATATTTCCGAGCAATCCGGTGCCAACCGCCGCGGGCATCGGTCTTCGCTCCCAGCATATCGGTGAAATGCTGTCTCGCCGCCCCTCGGCGGGATGGCTTGAAGTCCATGCGGAGAATTACATGGGTGGCTCGGCGGCCGTCGACGCGCTGGAGCGGCTGCGGGAAAGCTATCCCCTGTCTGTCCATGGCGTCGGCCTTTCACTCGGGAGCAGTTCCGGTCTCGACCGCGACCATCTGGAGCGCATGCGCAAGCTCTGCCTGCGCTTCCAGCCAAGCCTGGTGTCCGAGCATCTCGCCTGGAGCGCCGCCGACGGCGCCTATCTGAATGATCTCCTGCCGCTGCGTTACGACGCAGAGGCCCTCGCCATCGTGACCGCCAATGTCTCGAGGCTGCAGGACACCCTCCAGCGGCGTGTCTATATCGAAAACCTCTCTGCCTATGTCGCCTTCGAGGGGTCGACAATGACCGAGGCGGAATTCCTGGTCGAGCTCGTGGGCCTTACCGGCTGCGGCCTGCTTCTCGATATCAATAATGTTCACGTCTCGGCCTGCAATCTCGGCTTCGATTCCAAAGCCTTCATCGACCAGCTTCCCCCGTGCGCCATCGGTGAGATCCATCTTGCCGGGCACGCGATCAACGAGGTCGAAGGTGATATCGTGCTGATCGACGACCACGGTTCGCGCGTTCCGCCGGCCGTCTGGTCGCTCTATGCTTACGCGATCCGCAAGATTGGACCGCGTCCGACGCTCATCGAATGGGATACGGATGTGCCCGCTCTCGACGTGCTACTCGGTGAAGCCATGTGGGCCGACATGCTGGCGCAATCGATCGCCTTCGAAGATCGCATGCTGGTGGAACGGCCGACACCACAGTCGACCCGGTTCGAGGGGATGATCCTGCCATTGCGGGCCGACAGCCGAACGGGCCCAATGCCGGCGCTCGCCGCGTTTGCGACAATCAAGCCGTCGGTGTTCGCCAATCGTCCCGGCGCAAGGAGGGTGGGCCATGCTCTCTAG
- a CDS encoding DUF2282 domain-containing protein — protein sequence MNTTRLLISSALAAAASVAAGSAFAGPAAKPDFSFEKCFGVVKAGLNDCQTASHSCAGTSTADNAKDSWIYVPAGTCTKITGGSNEPKA from the coding sequence ATGAATACCACTCGTCTTCTCATCAGTTCGGCCCTCGCCGCCGCAGCCTCCGTGGCTGCCGGCAGCGCCTTTGCCGGCCCGGCTGCCAAGCCGGATTTCTCGTTCGAAAAGTGCTTCGGCGTCGTCAAGGCTGGCCTGAACGACTGCCAGACGGCCAGCCACTCCTGTGCCGGCACGTCCACCGCCGACAACGCCAAGGATTCCTGGATCTACGTGCCGGCCGGCACCTGCACCAAAATCACCGGCGGAAGCAACGAACCCAAGGCCTGA
- a CDS encoding adenylate/guanylate cyclase domain-containing protein has translation MNARTFPRIKMGRAVTALLLLAVLSTAALVHLVWYRTASRNIETIVASLDAQSTAAVRNELSSNLALVSSSAEIVRSVFFQGAIRPDDEVKREFLFLSLLREQPAIAWIGFGFPDGRFFGAHALPDGEIEMVEIGHAPLGKPRPLRRDLYKPIPGDIFFENRLRAESVYVPEGSPWFRRGRTSAEPAWSLVNILPNGFEPAIVVSKKVEVFGHFEGVVMVAVSLHRLSAILGGLKMPEGSKAFVLTRDNAVLATSEPSDGMIAAHLKDFAASDALAAAVAMAASPEKPDGSRTLVASKALGPIFVSSGKLPFEDWRLVTAIPRATFARDIDANTERLIFIIGGIAVLAAVTAILFARILFARPLSRLAEQLHMIERFELDAVEHRPALLTELDHFSSALKRMSSGLAAFARFMPVEVVRPLVDGGLKPRPGGELRDITVLFADLPGFTELTEEFGAGVEPSLTRFLTLSIAAIHAEGGTVDKFIGDAVMAIWNAPGNVPDHALRACRAAAAIRDAMHAMAPIAPKHDEIRVRIGINTGVALVGNIGSTERLSYTAIGDVVNLASRLVGVAKDKGVEIALSDETLRKTRDLIQTRPLGCVGIRGRIAPVRVHTIDPADMAD, from the coding sequence ATGAACGCTAGAACATTCCCACGCATAAAGATGGGGCGTGCGGTCACTGCACTGCTGCTGCTTGCAGTGTTGTCAACGGCGGCGCTCGTGCACCTGGTCTGGTATCGTACCGCAAGCCGGAACATTGAAACGATTGTTGCGAGCCTTGATGCTCAGAGCACCGCTGCGGTTCGCAACGAGCTTTCTTCTAATCTGGCGCTGGTTTCGAGCAGCGCGGAGATCGTCAGATCGGTCTTTTTCCAGGGAGCGATCAGGCCGGACGACGAGGTGAAGCGTGAATTCCTATTCCTGTCGTTGCTGCGTGAACAGCCGGCGATTGCCTGGATCGGTTTCGGCTTCCCGGACGGCCGCTTCTTTGGGGCGCACGCGCTGCCGGATGGCGAGATCGAAATGGTGGAGATCGGCCACGCACCTCTCGGCAAGCCGCGTCCGCTACGCCGCGATCTCTATAAGCCAATCCCTGGCGATATCTTTTTCGAAAATCGGCTGAGGGCCGAGAGTGTCTACGTTCCGGAGGGCTCGCCATGGTTTAGACGTGGCCGGACCAGTGCAGAACCGGCCTGGAGCCTCGTCAATATTCTTCCGAACGGCTTTGAACCGGCGATCGTCGTCTCGAAGAAAGTCGAGGTGTTCGGCCATTTCGAAGGTGTGGTGATGGTGGCGGTCAGCCTGCATCGGCTGTCGGCCATCCTTGGAGGGCTCAAGATGCCGGAAGGCAGCAAGGCCTTTGTGCTAACGCGGGATAATGCGGTACTGGCGACATCCGAGCCGTCAGACGGTATGATCGCTGCTCATCTCAAGGATTTTGCCGCGTCCGACGCCCTGGCCGCGGCAGTCGCCATGGCTGCCAGCCCCGAAAAGCCCGACGGTTCCCGGACGCTGGTGGCAAGCAAGGCGCTCGGCCCAATCTTCGTGTCATCTGGCAAGTTGCCGTTCGAAGACTGGCGTCTGGTCACCGCCATACCGCGGGCGACTTTTGCCCGTGACATCGATGCCAATACCGAGCGACTGATCTTCATCATCGGGGGCATTGCTGTGCTGGCCGCTGTGACGGCGATCCTGTTTGCCAGAATTCTCTTCGCTCGGCCACTGTCGCGCCTTGCCGAGCAGCTGCATATGATCGAGAGGTTCGAACTCGACGCCGTGGAACATCGCCCGGCGCTGTTGACTGAACTCGATCATTTCTCCTCCGCCCTGAAGCGCATGTCGAGCGGCCTTGCCGCGTTCGCGCGCTTCATGCCCGTCGAGGTCGTTCGTCCCCTTGTCGATGGCGGTCTTAAGCCTCGTCCCGGCGGCGAACTCAGGGACATAACGGTGTTGTTTGCGGATTTGCCAGGCTTTACGGAACTCACGGAAGAGTTCGGCGCTGGCGTTGAACCAAGCTTGACGCGGTTTCTGACCCTGTCGATCGCCGCTATTCATGCCGAAGGCGGCACAGTCGACAAATTCATCGGCGATGCGGTGATGGCGATCTGGAATGCCCCCGGCAATGTGCCGGATCACGCATTGCGCGCGTGCCGCGCCGCAGCGGCAATTCGCGATGCGATGCATGCCATGGCGCCGATTGCGCCCAAGCATGATGAGATTCGGGTGCGTATCGGCATCAACACCGGCGTGGCCCTTGTCGGCAATATTGGCTCGACTGAACGCCTCAGCTATACGGCGATCGGCGACGTCGTCAATCTCGCGAGCCGGCTCGTTGGCGTGGCCAAGGACAAAGGCGTGGAAATTGCATTAAGCGACGAAACGCTTCGAAAGACCCGAGACCTTATTCAGACAAGGCCGCTTGGCTGCGTCGGCATACGGGGAAGGATCGCGCCGGTCCGTGTGCACACGATCGATCCGGCTGATATGGCGGACTGA
- a CDS encoding cupin, giving the protein MKPVLKTDRMSLAALAFAAVVLGAALPAASAMAGECPADQVTEDGMKPGPMMPKGVSDSVVKSIDLSSKGEAWKGSMLRMRKLVVQPGGIVPWHSHEMRPANILIISGSITEYSSTCKVPILHKKGEVTAEFGHLSHWWKNNGKASAVLYSSDILSPEMHTDDAAM; this is encoded by the coding sequence ATGAAGCCCGTATTGAAAACCGACCGCATGTCCCTCGCCGCTCTCGCATTTGCTGCAGTGGTCCTGGGCGCCGCCCTGCCCGCCGCGTCCGCCATGGCGGGCGAATGCCCGGCCGATCAGGTCACTGAAGATGGCATGAAGCCTGGCCCGATGATGCCGAAGGGCGTCTCCGACAGCGTCGTCAAATCAATCGATCTCTCGTCCAAGGGCGAGGCATGGAAGGGAAGCATGCTGCGCATGCGCAAGCTCGTCGTGCAGCCGGGAGGCATCGTTCCCTGGCATTCGCACGAGATGCGCCCGGCCAATATCCTGATCATCTCCGGCTCGATTACGGAATACAGCAGCACCTGCAAGGTGCCGATCCTGCACAAGAAGGGCGAGGTGACGGCCGAGTTTGGACATCTCTCCCATTGGTGGAAGAACAATGGCAAGGCTTCGGCCGTGCTCTATTCCTCCGACATACTGAGCCCGGAAATGCACACCGATGACGCGGCGATGTAA
- a CDS encoding DoxX family protein, which yields MTMMSPSSTRHRGGIIGLYVAAIESLNSLPLSLVQLVARLAVAHVFWHSSQSKLASWPATVQLFTLEYQLPVIDPGVAAVLATTAEVTGSILIFLGLFSRPAALLLLCVILTIQLLVYPQNWPDHLLWTAPLLLILTRGAGAVSLDYLGARLFPRGR from the coding sequence ATGACTATGATGTCCCCTTCTTCGACGCGACACAGAGGCGGTATTATCGGTCTCTATGTCGCCGCTATCGAGAGCCTCAACAGCCTGCCGTTGTCGCTCGTCCAGCTCGTTGCCCGTCTGGCGGTCGCCCACGTCTTCTGGCACTCGTCGCAGAGCAAGCTTGCCTCCTGGCCGGCGACAGTTCAGCTGTTTACGCTCGAATACCAGCTGCCCGTCATCGATCCCGGCGTGGCCGCCGTGCTTGCGACGACGGCCGAAGTCACTGGCTCGATCTTGATTTTTCTAGGCCTGTTCTCTCGGCCCGCTGCCCTTTTGCTGCTTTGCGTCATCTTGACAATCCAGCTCCTCGTCTACCCGCAGAACTGGCCGGACCATTTGCTCTGGACGGCACCGTTGCTGTTGATCCTGACGCGCGGGGCCGGTGCGGTTTCACTCGACTATCTGGGAGCACGCCTGTTCCCGAGGGGGCGCTGA
- a CDS encoding DUF3307 domain-containing protein, with protein sequence MLLLTTLIWLQTKHFMADYVLQPEWMIAGKGNFKKPGAYVHAGIHAVATAPILLVAITNPTWIFAVVCSEFLIHFLIDHLKAIHGRRQPHPVNTRSFWILHGADQLAHHLTYSAILAIVAWDADFIA encoded by the coding sequence ATGCTGCTGCTCACAACGCTGATTTGGTTGCAAACCAAGCACTTCATGGCTGACTATGTCCTGCAGCCCGAATGGATGATTGCCGGCAAAGGCAACTTCAAGAAGCCGGGCGCTTATGTCCATGCAGGCATCCACGCCGTCGCCACCGCGCCAATTCTCTTGGTTGCAATCACGAATCCGACGTGGATTTTCGCCGTTGTCTGCAGCGAGTTTCTGATCCATTTCCTTATCGACCACTTGAAGGCCATCCACGGTCGACGTCAGCCGCACCCGGTCAATACACGTTCATTCTGGATACTTCACGGCGCCGACCAGCTCGCTCATCATCTGACCTATTCGGCAATATTGGCGATCGTGGCCTGGGATGCTGACTTTATTGCTTGA
- a CDS encoding 3-hydroxybutyrate dehydrogenase, translating into MLNAFDPVTDTLVGRRPLEGRSAIVTGSTSGIGLGIAHALARAGAAVMLNGFGDPAEIEMLRDGIATDNDVDVAYDAADMSKPEAIHMMVERAFARFGQVDIVVNNAGIQHVSPLGKFPPEKWDAILAINLSSAFHLVQATFDSMCANRYGRIVNVASAHGLVASPFKSAYVAAKHGIVGFTKTIALEGAEFGVTSNAICPGYVWTPLVEHQIEDQAKSHNIPRDAVIRDVFLKDQPTRRFATVEEMGALAVFLCSDLAGSITGTAIPVDGGWTAH; encoded by the coding sequence ATGCTGAACGCCTTTGATCCCGTAACTGATACTCTCGTCGGCCGCAGGCCCTTGGAAGGGCGTAGCGCCATTGTCACTGGTTCGACCAGCGGCATCGGCCTTGGCATTGCACATGCGCTTGCAAGGGCAGGGGCCGCCGTGATGTTGAACGGCTTCGGCGACCCTGCCGAGATCGAGATGCTGCGCGACGGCATTGCCACGGATAACGATGTCGACGTTGCCTACGACGCCGCCGACATGTCGAAGCCGGAAGCGATCCATATGATGGTCGAGAGGGCGTTCGCGCGTTTCGGACAGGTGGACATCGTCGTCAACAATGCCGGTATCCAGCATGTTTCGCCACTCGGAAAGTTTCCGCCTGAAAAGTGGGACGCCATACTTGCTATCAATCTTTCCTCAGCCTTCCATCTCGTTCAGGCGACGTTCGACAGCATGTGCGCCAACCGCTATGGCCGGATCGTCAATGTCGCCTCCGCCCATGGATTGGTCGCGTCCCCCTTCAAATCCGCCTATGTGGCGGCCAAACACGGCATTGTCGGGTTCACCAAGACGATCGCGCTCGAAGGCGCCGAATTCGGGGTGACATCCAACGCGATCTGCCCCGGCTACGTCTGGACGCCGCTTGTCGAACACCAGATCGAGGATCAGGCGAAGTCGCATAACATCCCACGCGACGCGGTGATCCGAGACGTCTTCCTGAAGGACCAGCCGACGAGGCGCTTTGCCACCGTCGAGGAAATGGGCGCGCTTGCCGTCTTTCTCTGCAGCGATCTTGCTGGATCGATCACAGGCACGGCGATCCCTGTCGACGGCGGATGGACTGCGCACTGA